The DNA region CCGTCGCGATCTCCGACCCGCACGGGACGCGCCTTTACGGCTCCCAGGCGATCGTCGCAAGCAAGCGGATCTTCCCCTTCGATTTTTCGCTGGGCTTCGGGAACGGCCGCCTCGGCAAGCGGCAGCTCCCGGCGCAGGGGGAAGGGTTCAAGATCGAGATGTTCACCAATCCGCGCGAGTGGGCTCGCGAGGCCCTCCCCTTCGGAGGGATCCGGTACGCCCCGACGCCATGGCTCTCGCTGGTCGCGGAGTACAGCCCGATCCGCTATGAACACCAGACGGCCGACCCCGCGCAGAAAAAATATTTCCCGGGCGCCGTCCCCTCTCCGTTCAACTTCGGCGCGCGCGTCAAGCCGCTCAAATGGCTGGAATTCGGCGCGAGCTGGCAGCGGGGAGAAGAAATCGGCGTCACCGCCTCCGTCGCCTTCGACATCGGCCGTCCGCTCCTTCCCATCCAGGACGAGCCGTACCGGGAGTCGGCCGGGGCGTCCCGTGCGCCGCTCGCCGACCGGATCGCCTTCGCCCTCGCGGACGTCGGATTCAGCGACATCGCCGTTTCGGGCGACGGGTTCACCTTGCGGATCGACGCGCAGAACGACCGGTACTTCTTCGCGCCGCACGCCGTGGAGGTGCTCCTCGCCACGATCGCCCCGTTCGTCCCGCCGAACGTGGAGTACGTCCGGGTGCAGTTGAAGGAGAACGGCATCCCGACGGTCGAGGCGGCGACGATCGCGACGGCGCTCTCCGGGGCGGACGGCGAATTTCTCCAGGCCGATCGGATCCGCGCCGCCGTCAGGTTCCGCTCGGCGAACTTCGAATCGCCGATCCAACCGACGACGCACCGCCGCCGGTTCGACTACAGCCTCAAGCCGTCGTTCGAGGCGTTCCTCAACGACCCTTCCGGCTTCTTTAAATACCGCGTCGGGCTGGCCGGCTCGCTATACGCGTATCCCTGGCGAGGCGGCACCGCGCTCCTCGGCATGGGGGCGTACCCCCTGAACAACATCTCCTCCTCGAACGCACCGCTTTCCATACTCATCCGCAGCGACGTGGCGGAGTACAAGAGGGAATCGATCAATCTCGAGCGCCTCCTCTTCGACCAGGTCTTCGCTACGCGGGAGCCGGTCTACTTCCGGGCGGCGGCCGGGATGCTGGAGACGATGTTCGGCGGCGTCGACGGGGAGGCCGCGCTTCCCCTGTGGAAAGGCAGGATCCTCGCGGGGGTGTCGGGAAGCGTCGTCCGGAAGCGCGCGCCCGGCGACACGTTCGGTTTCCGGGACAGCGGCAACTACCACACGGTGCTGCTCCAGGGGCGGCTGAACGTGCCGGAGATCGACACGGCGATCGACGTCAAGTGGGGGCGGTTCCTCGCGGGCGACCGGGGCGTGCGGGTCTCGGTATCGAAGTTCATCCGGGGCGTCATCCTTTCCGCCTGGTACAGCGCAACCGACACCGGGGTGTTTACGGATCCGTACAACCGCGGTTACCACGACAAGGGAATCTCCGTGGATATCCCGATCCGCCTCTTCAACGGGCGGGACTCCAGGACGGCGTACCGATACAGTATTTCGCCGTGGACCCGCGACGTGGCGCAGGACATCGACCGGTATCTTTCGCTCTTCGACCGGATCGGCCGCAACGTCGGCGTTCTTCTTGACAAGGACCATGGTTCAACGTATAAACTGCATTAATAACACTGTGTTTTCAAATAGAGGCCCTGATGATAGGAAAAAATCCGAGATCCATTGTAAGGCTCGTCGTTGCCATCCTTTGCGCCTCCTGCTTCCTCACAATAACGCTTGGAACCGTTTCCAGAACTTTCGCGGCCGAAGAATGGCCGGTCTGGCCGAAAAAGACGACCGAACCCGGCATCGTAGGAAAGACCCCACCCCCGGCGCAGCCAAGCGGTGCCGCCCAGGCGGGAGATTCCGGGGGGACGGACACGAAGAAAGGGATGTCGGCCGGAACGAAAGGAGCGATCGCCGCCGGAATCGTCGGCGTGATCGCCATCGGTATCGCCGCGGGCAGTGGAGGGTCCTCTTCGGGTCATTGACCAGCGAGGGGGGTGTTCCCCTTTTTTTCCCGATCCTTGCGAAGTAGCCCGACCCGGCATCTTTGTCGCGTCGCGTCGGCCGTAATTTTCGTCCTCTCGCTGTGCCCTGCCGGCAGGGCCGCCTCTCCCGAAGACCACCCCGCCGTCCCCGCGATCCTCTCCCGCGCCGAATCCCTGTTCCTGTCGATGAAGGCCCGCGATTACCCGGCGATCTTCACCGTGTTGAGCGCGAAATCACGGGAAACGATCGTGGCGGAAACCTTCTCCGCCCTTGCCGCCGCCCCGTCCCCCTCCACGAAGATGCCGACACCCGACCGCGATGCGGTTCGGGGCGATTTCGTGGCAGGAGGACCTATTGCACATGATTACTGGGACGCCTTCCTGCGCCGGTTCGATCCGGACGCCGCCCTGGAGCACAGCCGCTGGGAGATCGGCTCCGTCGGGAAAGACCGCGCGGAGATCCGCCTCACCTACCACGGCGCGGACCATCCCGCGGTACTGAAAATGTTTCTTGAAGAGGGGGGCTGGAAGGTGGGGCTGGTCGAGACGTTCTGGTCCCGCTAGAACCGCAGAACCGGGGTCAGTGGACGGACTTGGAGGAGGGGGAGGCGACGCGGGCGACGTCGGGAACGGCATCGTCGGCGGCCGTGGGGACCGGGACGCCGTGGAATTCGTAGTCGGGGCGGTACCCTTTCACGAGACTGTCGAGCTTCTCGACGACGGAGCGGCGCTCCCCGATGACGGCGCACACGATCAGGTCCTCCAGCTGCCTCGACCAGGCGGGCGGCATCCGCTCGTTGCCGATCAGTTTCATCACCTTGGGGTGGGCCGTGCCGCTCACGTCCTCGCCCTCGACGATCAGCTCCTCGTGCAGTTTCTCGCCCGGGCGCAGCCCCGTGAAGACGATCTCGGCGTCCACGCCCAGCTCCTTCCCGCTCAGGCGGATCAGGTTCTTCGCCAGGTCGACGATCTTCACCGGCTCGCCCATGTCGAGGACGAACACCTCGCCGCCTTCCCCCATCGCGCCCGCCTGCAGGATCAGCCCGGCCGCCTCGGGGATCAGCATGAAGTAGCGGGACGCCTCCGCATGGGTGACGGTCAGCTTCCCCGTCGTCATCAACTGCCTGCGGAAGGTCGGGATCACGCTTCCCACGCTGCCGAGGACATTGCCGAACCGGACGGCGACGAACACGGTCGACCCCTGCCGGTTGGCGATGTTGTGGATCACCAGCTCCGCCAGCCGCTTCGTCGCCCCCATCACGTTCGTCGGGCGCACCGCCTTGTCCGTCGATACGAGGACGAACCGCTCCACCCCGAACTTCGCGGCCGCCTCGGCCACGATCCGCGTCCCCATCACGTTCGTCTTCACCGCCTCCACCGGGTGGATCTCCATCATCGGCACGTGCTTGTACGCCGCCGCGTGGAAGATGACCGCGGGACGTTGGGCGCGGATGATCTCCTCGACCCTTCCCCGGTCGCGTACGTCGCCGATCACGGGGACCAGGCCCAGGGTCGGGAACTTCTGCCGCATCTCCATCTCGAGGTAGAACAGGGAGCTCTCCGCGGTCTCGAACAGGATCAGCCGCACCGGCGACCGCAGCGCGATCTGGCGGCACAGCTCCGAGCCGATCGACCCCGCCGCCCCGGTCACCATCACCGTGCGCCCCGTGATGTGCCGCTCGATCAACCCGGCATCCAGGGCCACCTGGTCCCGCCCCAGCAGGTCCTCGAGGTCCACGTTCCGCAGCGCGCGGATGCTCACCTTGCCGTCGATCAGGTCGCCGAGGCCGGGCAGGATCCGGAACGCGGCGGACACCCCCCGGCAATGCTCCACGACGTGACGGACCTCCGACGGCGGGGCGGACGGGATCGCGATGATGATCTCGTTCACATCGTGTTTCGCGCATATGTCGGGGATCTGCGCATGATTCCCCAGCACTTTTATGCCGTGGATCCGCGTGCCGATCTTCGCCGGGTCGTCGTCGACGAACCCCACCTGTTCCATCCCCAGGGAGACATTCTCGACGATCTCCCTTGCGATCAATTGACCGGCCGCGCCCGCCCCGACGATCAGCACCCTCTTGTCGCCATCCCTGCGTCGGCGCCCGACCGTCTCCCTGCCGAACCGGATGATGTATCGCGCGCCCAACACCATCAGGAGGGTCATCCCCCAGTCGATGGCGATGACCGAACGCGGGACGGATACGCTCGTCATCAGGAAAGCATCGAGCCCCACGAAGACCAGCGACCCGAGGGTACACCCGCCGGCGATCGGCAACACGTCCCGGAGCGAGACGTATCTCCACCAGCCATGGAAGAGCCCGAAAACGAGGAACGCCAACGCCTTCGAGGCGACCAAAGCGGGGATCGTCTGCCGGATCACCCCGATGTATTCCGGAGGGATGGCCCCGTCGAAACGAACCAGGTAGGAGCCAAGATACGCGACAAGGAAGATCACCACGTGCAGAAGGGTTTTTACGGTGATCCGAAAGCGCAGGAGCACGTTCATCGGCGCAGAGAGCCAACCGGTGATTTTTTCGCGGACGGTCATGCGGCTCCTGTGCGGCAATCTGTAGGATTTCGCCTTCATCTTGTTCGAAGATTATCGGAAGAACAAGAAATAAAATTCAGTAAAAATTACTGACACTCAGAAAGGTTATCCCGCCGCGCTTCCATCGCGCGTTCCTTACTTCGCACCCAAAGACCTCCGCAGACGATCCCCACGGCCACCGAACCCATGACGGTGATCCGAACCAATGGACCAGCCACGATGCAGGCCGCGGCGGCCGCACAGGAGGCGGCAACCACAAGCAGCTCGATGGAAGTGACCTTCCCATGGGTCATCCCGAGATCGGTCATCCTCTGGTAAACATGGCTGCGGTGGGCCTGGTACCACTTCTCCCGGCAAATCACCCGCCGGAAGAGCGTGAACGTCGTATCCAGGATGAAATTGGCGAACGGTAAAACGAGAACAGGGAACGGGACCGGAGTAGATAGCGCGGCTACCATGGATTGCATCCCGTAGAACGCACCGAGAAACGCGCTTCCCGCATCCCCCATGAAGATCCTCGCCGGAGGCCAGTTGTGCACGAGGAAACCCATGGAAACCGCCGCCACGACCAGGTTCACGATCGCCCAGCCGGATTGGCCGTACCAGGCGAAGACCAGGAAGAAGAAGGAGGACGCCACAGCCGCCTCCCCCCCCGCAAGTCCGTCGATCCCGTCCATGAAGTTGTACAGGTTGAGCATCCAGACGACCCAGAACGCGCCCGGGGCGACCCATGCCCACTTCGGCAACACCCATTTCCGCAAGGAGACATCCGGAAGAAGGGGCGCGAGGAAAACCAACAGCAACAAAGCCGAAACAAACTGGACCAGGAACCGGAACAGGGGGGAGAGATTCCGCAGGTCGTCGTAGAAACCAAGGAGGAACATGGCAAGAGCAAACAGAAAAGTGTATGGAAGTCCCCCTGGAACGTTTGCATCTCCCGCCGCGAGGAACGCCCATCCCCCGAATGCCAGCGCCGCCACCGCGACCATCGGCACGCCCCCCATCCTCGGAGTAGGGAGAGAATGGGAACTGCGCTCGTTGGGGACGTCCAACATGC from bacterium includes:
- a CDS encoding YjbH domain-containing protein, with product MTFPRRIPGARTSVAALLLLASVLRSPAGAIGEPRPVTVSVEGEVRRPGSYTLPHDATLSTLIVAAGGYADNADLAAATLTRGNAPAIAAPLSHPRLLKGSPADLPLQDGDTLRIPKRTPGAPARIRARPDNDEPFLAPNNFGMTGLLETPNARVMKENRYRIGVTQVDPYRYYFGTVGLFDRIEVNGRVTEVIGVPGFSNGSPYGDYKDKAVDAKFLLLKEGTFLPAVAVAISDPHGTRLYGSQAIVASKRIFPFDFSLGFGNGRLGKRQLPAQGEGFKIEMFTNPREWAREALPFGGIRYAPTPWLSLVAEYSPIRYEHQTADPAQKKYFPGAVPSPFNFGARVKPLKWLEFGASWQRGEEIGVTASVAFDIGRPLLPIQDEPYRESAGASRAPLADRIAFALADVGFSDIAVSGDGFTLRIDAQNDRYFFAPHAVEVLLATIAPFVPPNVEYVRVQLKENGIPTVEAATIATALSGADGEFLQADRIRAAVRFRSANFESPIQPTTHRRRFDYSLKPSFEAFLNDPSGFFKYRVGLAGSLYAYPWRGGTALLGMGAYPLNNISSSNAPLSILIRSDVAEYKRESINLERLLFDQVFATREPVYFRAAAGMLETMFGGVDGEAALPLWKGRILAGVSGSVVRKRAPGDTFGFRDSGNYHTVLLQGRLNVPEIDTAIDVKWGRFLAGDRGVRVSVSKFIRGVILSAWYSATDTGVFTDPYNRGYHDKGISVDIPIRLFNGRDSRTAYRYSISPWTRDVAQDIDRYLSLFDRIGRNVGVLLDKDHGSTYKLH
- a CDS encoding nucleoside-diphosphate sugar epimerase/dehydratase — encoded protein: MTVREKITGWLSAPMNVLLRFRITVKTLLHVVIFLVAYLGSYLVRFDGAIPPEYIGVIRQTIPALVASKALAFLVFGLFHGWWRYVSLRDVLPIAGGCTLGSLVFVGLDAFLMTSVSVPRSVIAIDWGMTLLMVLGARYIIRFGRETVGRRRRDGDKRVLIVGAGAAGQLIAREIVENVSLGMEQVGFVDDDPAKIGTRIHGIKVLGNHAQIPDICAKHDVNEIIIAIPSAPPSEVRHVVEHCRGVSAAFRILPGLGDLIDGKVSIRALRNVDLEDLLGRDQVALDAGLIERHITGRTVMVTGAAGSIGSELCRQIALRSPVRLILFETAESSLFYLEMEMRQKFPTLGLVPVIGDVRDRGRVEEIIRAQRPAVIFHAAAYKHVPMMEIHPVEAVKTNVMGTRIVAEAAAKFGVERFVLVSTDKAVRPTNVMGATKRLAELVIHNIANRQGSTVFVAVRFGNVLGSVGSVIPTFRRQLMTTGKLTVTHAEASRYFMLIPEAAGLILQAGAMGEGGEVFVLDMGEPVKIVDLAKNLIRLSGKELGVDAEIVFTGLRPGEKLHEELIVEGEDVSGTAHPKVMKLIGNERMPPAWSRQLEDLIVCAVIGERRSVVEKLDSLVKGYRPDYEFHGVPVPTAADDAVPDVARVASPSSKSVH
- a CDS encoding glycosyltransferase family 4 protein translates to MVQALGPVTFGLAAFSLAASVVGVGMAIRVAQRVGMLDVPNERSSHSLPTPRMGGVPMVAVAALAFGGWAFLAAGDANVPGGLPYTFLFALAMFLLGFYDDLRNLSPLFRFLVQFVSALLLLVFLAPLLPDVSLRKWVLPKWAWVAPGAFWVVWMLNLYNFMDGIDGLAGGEAAVASSFFFLVFAWYGQSGWAIVNLVVAAVSMGFLVHNWPPARIFMGDAGSAFLGAFYGMQSMVAALSTPVPFPVLVLPFANFILDTTFTLFRRVICREKWYQAHRSHVYQRMTDLGMTHGKVTSIELLVVAASCAAAAACIVAGPLVRITVMGSVAVGIVCGGLWVRSKERAMEARRDNLSECQ